A segment of the Fusarium musae strain F31 chromosome 2, whole genome shotgun sequence genome:
TCGATGACCATGTCTGCAGAGGAGAGATCTTCCATTTTGGTGCTCGTACTGAGAAGAGAACGGGCGTTGTCGGCCTGCTCCTGTGTGatccttgactttgagacaTCCTTTGCTAAGAGTTTCTCGGCAAAGGCAATGCCCTTGTCCAGAGCCTTGTCTGAAGTATCGATCAAAGTAACAGGAACCTGAGCCCTTTGAGCTGCAACAAGAGCAATCCCTAATCCCTATCGTAGTGCTGTTAATTGTCTGAACGCCAGCAATGTCTTTCACATGCTCTTACCATTTGACCCGCACCGATaacaccaagcttcttgacctctGCGGCGGCATATTGGCGAGGTGAAGAGCTGAAGCAGCGGGCATGACGCGCAACTGCCATAGAAGGCATTCGAAACATTGAAGCAGCcattcttttttcccttctttttttttttttcccttctcgAAGAATGTGTGGGGGAATTTTGAGATCACGATACAATAGTAGAGTGCCAGGTCTCTTTAAGCTCTTCCCCACGGAGACGTTGGTATCTACGCCGACGCCGACGCCGAAATCAACGGCTCATGCCATCATATTGCGGGTAACCTCGGCTCGGAGCGGGCGGATCTTTCTTATCAATTGCCGAGAAGCgtctttatcttatcagccCTTATCGATCTTCGCGTtaattacctacctacctagacaCGCCAGTCAAGACGCGCCCCAGCGCGTCGGATATCGACGTGGTGGGACTACCTaagtactaggtaggtaggcagggTATGTTTTCTAGTGTTGTCAAGGCAGCACAACCACACGACCTGTAAGGCAGAGACAGGCAACAATTTGTCTGTAAATGTCGAGTGAATATAGATCATGGAGTTGGCAGATGGATCAACAGATATCGTGCACCCAGAAGTACGCGCGCACATCAACAGTCTTGTCTCAGCGGTAACTTTTCCCATAATACCAATAAGTTAGAATGTTCTGACAAGCGGATTCCAGCTTGGAGGTGTCAGCGCCGACGAAGATGGCGGCTATCAACTCGGTGACGATGCCCTCGAGGTTCTTCGCGATCTAAAACGATGGATACGTTTCTACGACGAAAAGACGAATCGGATGGATGTTGCGAGATGCATACACGAGGCGAACCTGATCGAGGGCGACCTGCTCCCCATTCTCTCTACGTGGCCCGAAAACGCCACGGACAGCAAATTCAAGTCCAGGATAGCCTTGGCTTGCTTCGAACTCATGGTTCCTCTCACCTGGCCAATGGCAAGGGACCGAGAACGAATGACGGTCAATCACCACCGCCATATGCCGGTCCTTGAGCTTGCTCAGGTTGGATACAAGCGGGCCGTTATCAACTACGACGGAGCTCGCGTACTTCATACTGCTGTACGGGTGGCTCTCCCTTCCATGGCAATACCGATTGGCGATCGAACACAACGTGATCAAGGTATCATCAAGCTggtcttgttcttcctccGTAACATCGCCATGATCGAGCCTCCCCCTGATGTCAAATACGAAGGCGACGAGTCTCAAATATCTCGATCCGCCACTATCGATGCATTCTCATACCAAGACATCTTTCTCGTGCTCTTAACGCTTGCATCGAACATGGGAGAGGATTTTCGAACCGAAGATACATCTGTCATGGAAATTATATACCATTTAGTGAAACAAGTCGACATTGAAAAGCTCTTCATGAGTGAGCAGCAGCTAAGtaaggccaaggctggagAGCTCGCCGATATGATGAGCAAGGAGTCGTCCATGCTGAAGGCGTACAACCGCAAAGGCCCAACTCGCCACAATCGATTCGGTACTATGATTTGGGTGAAGCGAGACGACGGCAAGATGTCATCACTTTCGGGCCAAGATGCGCTGGCTGATGCCTCTATGAGGAACCAAAAGATGGATAACTCAAAGACTTTCCGGCCTCCTCGGCGAGCACGAAAAGGGGATAAAGATGAGAAAGATCTCGGATTACCAACTAAGCTTAATTCTCGTGCTTATGACCAGTTGCGATCGTTTGTCGAAGACTTCCTTGACTCGGGCTTCAACCCTCTATTCCAACATGTCCGCAAAACCATCGATAGGGAGGCACCACATGTAATGCAGTATCATCGCCGTCAATTTTTCTACTTGGTAGCATGGTTCCTGGAAGCCGAGCGCATGAGGCGCATGGCAAGGAAACAGTCGAGTAAGAATCCCAGCGAGGACATCAGCAGTTTCAACCTTGTTGCTGGTGTTCTCAACCAGGAGATGTTCATCACTCTCAATAAAGCTCTCCATGAGTCGCTCGAGATGAAAGATTGGCATGAACTAACCGCTGTTATGCGTTGTTTTACCCAGATTCTTCTCACCGTGCAGGAAATGTCAGAATCAGGCAACGAGGACAACGAAGAGATCGCCGAAAACGTGCTTAGTCGTTTGTTTTACGAAGAGGCAACCCACGATGCAATTGCCACCATCATTAGAACTTACAAGGACCAAAGCTTCAACTACCTTGATGCTGCCACGGAGCTGGTCCACCACTTCCTCCGTATTCTGGAGGGATACTCTAAGCAGAACATCGATATGCAAGTTCGCTCGCGGAAACGCACTCgacggaagaagaaggctgcccAAGACGCTGCAGGAATCGAGAATGACAACGACGACAATGACGGTTCAGATAATGACGCCGCATCTGCCGAGCGAACTACTAAAGAACGAAAATTCGACTTTCATCGCTTTGCCACGCGTTTCACGCCCCAGAGCGTAGTGGATACATTTGTCGCTTTCACCAAGTATTACCGTGATCTGACAGACTCGCAACTTAAGCGGGCGCATCGATATTTCTATCGCGTGGCTTTCAAAGCAGAGGCGAGTGTCATGCTATTCCGTGTAGATATAATTCACCTCTTTTACAACATGATCAAGGGCCCTGCTGCGCTTGACAAGTCTTCTAAGGTGTTCAAGGAGTGGGAAGAGTTGGTGAAACAGATACTGCGAAAAtgcttcaagaagcttgaacaGCGACCAGAACTGCTTGTGGAGATGCTCTTCAGCAAGGGATCTAGCACTGCCTTCTTTCTCGAGTACGGCTTCGAACGACAAACTGTCACTACAGCCAGCAAGGCCAAGCCTGCAGCTGAGCTGGTCTTCAAAAACACTGAGGAGCTAGACCGGCAGATAGCTATCGTCGTCGGAGCAATGTTGGACAAGAACCAGGCAAACCATATCGCTTGGATCAAGAAAGTCCTCGGCGACGCTGAGAGCGAACGCAAAGCTTTTATGGCAGCGGAAGAAGCAATGGCTTCAGTTGAGCCTGTACCAGacgaagctgaagaacaGCCAACAGAGTCGGGGCCAAAAGCGCCTCCTATATTTTGTGAGTTTAATATGAGATTCGAGTATTTCCTCATTCACTAATAAGGCTTTGCTCAGTCGTGCGTCCAGATGATAAGGACCGTCGTAATGCCATATTCAAGAACTCTCATATGCGACTCCTTATGAAACTCGTCGGTCTTCAGCTATTAGGCCCAGCGTCAGAAGAAACACCCGAGTCCGCATGGATTATACCTTCAGATGTCTCTGCCGATGTTCTCAGGGATGCGATTCACTACATCAACCAAGCTGAGTTCAGCCCTCCTACATTCGAGGAGGGTGTTCTGGCAGAACACCAGTTGAAACGCAAAAGTGTTCCACGCAAGAAGGCCGAtttcgatgacgatgaggagggcGAGCTTGGCGACCCAATGTTCGGACCCCTCGGTCCCACGGTGCGCAAACCCATTGACGAAAAAGATGGCCGCAAGAAGTCACCCAGGAAACGTAGGCCTCGAAAAGAACTCACCGAGGAAGAAAGACAAAGCAAGCGTAAAGAAAGGCGAAGAAAAGAGCAAGAAAGGTTGGAGAGCTTAAGATCAGAAGCGTATGTAAGGCCCGAGGACGATGAAACGGATTCCGAATACGACGAAGTCTTCTTCGCTCGAGAACGCGAGGCAAAAGCAAAGGCAGCGGCCATTCGCTACGTTGCGGAACGCCTTCCTGCATCTAAAAAGCCGACTAGAAAGCGTGGAATTGCAGCTACAGAATCTGCATCAAGTAGTGATGAGGAACAGGGAGGAGGTGGAGATTCAGAATCTGGTCACGATTCTGATTCTGGCGACGATTTCATTCTAAGGGCAATGAATACAactcttgaggaagagaacgagGGGCAACCAGAAGGAGCATTGCGACATGGCAGTGATGGAGAGAGTCGCAAGAGGAGACGAGTCAGTGTTGAAAAGACTCAGCCTGACGAGGATCAAGAAATGGGTGGCGTGAATAAGAatggagatgaggatgaggatgaaacCCCTGTCATAACTCGAAGACCGCGTGTACGGGGTGGGTTTGTTGTAgatagtgatgatgatgatgatgagtagaTATTAAGTAGCATAATTAATGGCGCCTGAAGCTCATGCTCTATACCATGGTGGCAAAGGGGCAGAGCATACGTCTAGATTTAATGAGCGAATGTCACCACCAAGGCTATGCCACACTGACCTCCGGCTTGTATCCTTTTATCCAAAATATAAACCATAGTCTATTCTATGGGTTTGACTTTCTTTGTGGTCGTCTCTCCAAACTCCTCCTTCGTGTCGCTGTGCTCTGCCCAGATTGTATTTGACCCAGCTCTGCAAGATCCTCCTGACTCCTTCTAGGAGCTCCAGGATGCGCAAGCACACTATCGCGATGTTCTGGACGTCGGAGGGCATCTCCCTGCTGCAAGGCAGACTTGTCGTCGTCCTTGCCGCCCCATGAACCCCCAATTCCTTCCATGATGAACTCAGAAGCTGTTggttgatcaagaagagaGAGTTCCTCGGGTGAGAATAGGTAGGGAAGTAGGAGAGCACGGATTGGTATCAGTGCAAAGATGATGACAGGGAAGCCGACAGCGGCTACAGTCTGGGTGATAGCAAATGTTGCACCGAAGCCAAGGAGCTCGATGAGGACAAAGTACCAGATAGCTGAGCGCCGTCGGATTTGAAGTAAAGGGCTGTTTGAAGGCGTGAGGGCACGATCGCGAGCTAGGAAAATAAGCTTGCTCGTGATACCATTCCCCTCAAGGGCCTGGACACCCATAACAAAGAATAGACCTGCGAGCACACCATGGGGAATCAAGTGAAGGACCACTAAAAGGGGTCCCGTCATAGTACCCAACGTAAGGAGGCCTTGAGCAAAGTTGGAGAATCGTTGCTCTACAACGTGTGTGGCCTCGAAGGAATAACCACCACCTACTGGgttgccatcttcatcatcctccttgacagctttTGTAACACAGAGCGACTCAGTATGGAAGGGTGCTTGGGGGATGAGACCATTGGGGAATGGTAGGCCAAGGATACCTGCAACACCAGTTGTCAAACCGAGGAGGAATATATCCCAGTGAAAACCAGCGGGTTTGCGGAGTGGAAACTCGCTGCCTTGGGCGATGAGTGAAGAAACTTTGGTTGTTAGCAAGGTTTCTAGGCATTTAATATTCTATAACATACCATTATGATCGAACCAGAAGAGAATGGTCAGTAGGATTGCAAAGGGCAGAGCAAGAAAGATGTCACCCAAGCTCAAATCCCAGAAGCGGACAAGCCAATCGCGGCCACTGGTAGGCTCAAAAGCGATGCCAGTGGGTagaacctcaagatcaacttcCTGCATACGGCCGAAGTGGACAAAGCCAGTGAAAAAGATGATTGTCAAAGGGGTGCCATAGTCCTTGAGAAACACACGCAAGGGGTGGCGGAAAAGGCTGCTTCCGCCAAGTTGGCCGCACACGTATGCTACCatgaagacaagaagagcgGCAACGATGGAGAGATAGAACTCTTGTCCTCTACCGAGATGTTCGAGGACTTGAATGCCCTTTTGGAGGTAGATAAAGGCGACGTAAAACCCAAATATGTCACAGGGGAAGCGTGTGACCCATCGAAGCCAGTTGCAGGAGTTTGTTACGGCAAGAATCCAGTGAAGGATAAGTGACCAACTGGATGGATCAATTACCAAACTGCGAAGTGATAAAGAGCCCCGTGTTGTACGGTGAACGCAGACTTACATGCCGATCCAGCACATGAAGCCAATATAATTGACGCCAGTTGGCTTCATGATATCGTATACGGTGCTTCAGAAGCCCAGGTCAGCTCCATGATGCAAATTCGTTTGTGAGTAGCAGTAATCTTACTAATTGAAGACGGTGATTGGGCCTAGAGAAGTATGGTTAGAGGGACAGCTCGGTGTAGTAGGAAAGGGAGGCGAAATTACCCGTAACTCCGACAATAACAAGCGGCTGTGCAGCAAATAGAGAGAAGATGACCGCCCCAAGGACAGAGGAG
Coding sequences within it:
- a CDS encoding hypothetical protein (BUSCO:EOG09260H81); this encodes MELADGSTDIVHPENVLTSGFQLGGVSADEDGGYQLGDDALEVLRDLKRWIRFYDEKTNRMDVARCIHEANLIEGDLLPILSTWPENATDSKFKSRIALACFELMVPLTWPMARDRERMTVNHHRHMPVLELAQVGYKRAVINYDGARVLHTAVRVALPSMAIPIGDRTQRDQGIIKLVLFFLRNIAMIEPPPDVKYEGDESQISRSATIDAFSYQDIFLVLLTLASNMGEDFRTEDTSVMEIIYHLVKQVDIEKLFMSEQQLSKAKAGELADMMSKESSMLKAYNRKGPTRHNRFGTMIWVKRDDGKMSSLSGQDALADASMRNQKMDNSKTFRPPRRARKGDKDEKDLGLPTKLNSRAYDQLRSFVEDFLDSGFNPLFQHVRKTIDREAPHVMQYHRRQFFYLVAWFLEAERMRRMARKQSSKNPSEDISSFNLVAGVLNQEMFITLNKALHESLEMKDWHELTAVMRCFTQILLTVQEMSESGNEDNEEIAENVLSRLFYEEATHDAIATIIRTYKDQSFNYLDAATELVHHFLRILEGYSKQNIDMQVRSRKRTRRKKKAAQDAAGIENDNDDNDGSDNDAASAERTTKERKFDFHRFATRFTPQSVVDTFVAFTKYYRDLTDSQLKRAHRYFYRVAFKAEASVMLFRVDIIHLFYNMIKGPAALDKSSKVFKEWEELVKQILRKCFKKLEQRPELLVEMLFSKGSSTAFFLEYGFERQTVTTASKAKPAAELVFKNTEELDRQIAIVVGAMLDKNQANHIAWIKKVLGDAESERKAFMAAEEAMASVEPVPDEAEEQPTESGPKAPPIFFVRPDDKDRRNAIFKNSHMRLLMKLVGLQLLGPASEETPESAWIIPSDVSADVLRDAIHYINQAEFSPPTFEEGVLAEHQLKRKSVPRKKADFDDDEEGELGDPMFGPLGPTVRKPIDEKDGRKKSPRKRRPRKELTEEERQSKRKERRRKEQERLESLRSEAYVRPEDDETDSEYDEVFFAREREAKAKAAAIRYVAERLPASKKPTRKRGIAATESASSSDEEQGGGGDSESGHDSDSGDDFILRAMNTTLEEENEGQPEGALRHGSDGESRKRRRVSVEKTQPDEDQEMGGVNKNGDEDEDETPVITRRPRVRGGFVVDSDDDDDE